The nucleotide sequence CAAGCTTGGCAATGCTGCCCATGGTCACGATGGAAGCAATGGACGCGCCGCCGGGCAGGTCTACGATGACTTCCGCATTGACCGCGCCGGGCGTGACCTTGCTCACCGTGCCGGCAAACTGGTTGCGGGTGGAAAGCAGATACTTTTCTGCATCATTCATCAGCAGCACAAAGCTGGCCTTGATAAGTGCCAGGGCCTCAGCACCGGGCTTGAGGCCAAGATTGTTGGTGCTCACTTTGGTGATGGAGGCGACAATAGAAAGCCCGCCTTCAACAGCAAGTTCCACTTCGTCATTTACAGCGCCAGAATTAACCTTGACAACCTTGCCGCAAAAAACATTTCTTGCACTGGTTTCCATATCATTCTCCTTGAGTTGTGCGGAGTAAGTATCAGTCATTTATGGGGGGAGTTATCTCCGCTTTTGACGATCCAACATTACAAGCATTGCCAATAAATAGCCAACCCCACACACCATGGCGTGATTTATTAAAAAAAATTCATCATTTCATCATGTTGCATTATCACTATTTTAATCAATACCGTGATTTTAAAAATATTTTTTACACAGTGCTCAAATATTCGGCACAAACACGCAAATGACCTCATATGGCTTGCTCTCCAGAGCACCGACGCAGGATGACAATCCGTGCAAGACGCCGTACCATGCCTTGCCTATGTCGGGGCGGCTACACCGACGACTCGCCAGTCAGCTGCCTTTGCACCCACGCGGCGCGGCAAATGCAGGCGGCGATGTCAGCTGGCAACAGCTCCGACAACAATTCAGACCTATGCCAATATCTGGAGAATCACATGAATACATTTGATGTTGTCATCATCGGCGGCGGGCCTGGCGGCGCCAAGGCCGCGGGCATACTTGCCCGTGGGGGAAAATCCGTCGCTCTGGTCGAGAGCGGTCAAATGGGCGGCGTCTGCCTCAATTGCGGCTGCATCCCCACCAAACTGCTGCTCGGCGCGACCGCGCCCAAGGGACTTTTGCGCGGGCTTGAGCGGCAGCGCGTGGCCAAGGGCAACATTGATGTGGATTACGACGCTCTGCAAAAACGCATCCAGCGTTTTGTAAAGGGCACGTCGCAGGCTCTGGTCAAAAACCTGCAACAGCTTGGAGTAACCATCATTGAAGGCTGCGCCGTATGCACCGGCCCGGCGCAAGTTACCGTCGCCACGGCGGACGGCGGCAGCCAGAGCCTGCAGGCGGGGCGCATCATACTGGCGGGCGGCTCGCGCTCGGCGGCGTTTCCTGGCATGACGCCCGACCACGATGCGGTTTTGGACAGCACCGATATGTTGCGCGTGCCCGCAGTGCCGGAAAGTCTGATTGTGGTGGGCGCTGGGGCCATTGGCCTTGAAATGGCCGACTTTTTCAGCGCTATGGGCAGCAAGGTAACCATTGTGGAAGCCGCGCCCCACCTCGCCCCCACGGAGGATGCCGACGTGGGGCAGGAGCTGGCAAAACTGCTGGGCAAAACCGGCATCACCGGCATCACCGGGGTCAAGGCCACATCGCTTAAAACCAGCAACGGCATGGCCGTGCTGGCGCTTGAAGACGGCAGAGAGATTACGGCGGCCAAGGCTCTTGTGGCTGTGGGCAGAACGCCCAACACCGACGGCCTTGGCGCGCAGGCTGCGGGCTGCAGGCTGCAGGCAAGGGGATATGTAGCCGTTGACCAGTGCCTGATGGCCGCACCCACGGTGTACGCCATTGGCGACATCAACGGACAAACCCTGCTGGCCCATGCGGCGGAGCATCAGGGAGCCTACGTGGCACGGCACATACTGGCGACGGACACGGCTCCGTACGCTTCCGGCCCTGTACCCTCCTGCGTGTACGGCAGCCTTGAAATCATGCGAGTGGGCCTTACGGCAAAACAGGCTCTGGCAAACGGCGGGCCGGTGGAGGTCTCAAAGGCGCAGCTCATGGGCAATGCCATTGCCCAGGCTGGCGGCGATGCCGCCGGCTTTGTGAAGGTTGTGTGGCGCAATGGCGCTCTGGCAGGCATTGCCGCATTGGGGCACGGGGTATCGCATCTGGTGACCGCAGCCCAGCTGTTGCTGCTGGGGCAGTATCACGGCGAGGCTCTCAACTCCTTTATGTTTGCCCACCCTACACTTGATGAAGCCCTGCACGCGGCGCTGGAAGCCCCCAGAGAAGTCATCAGCGCCTAGATGTTCGGCCCCACCATTGCTTAATGTTACCCCGGTCAGCGCCATGCCGACCGGGGTTTTTCTTGCTTTTGCCAATTTTTACATATCAGATTAAGTATTATGTAAAATTCTTGTCAAACTGTAGTATCTTGTCTATCATGGAAATGTTTGTGTTAAGTTTATGCGAAATTTTTTTTGTGCAATCCTCATCCCCCCTATCAGGAGAGCAACATGGCCTATGTGGAACAAGTGTTAAATAACCTTAACGAAACATATCCTCATGAACCTGTCTTTCTGCAGGCGGTGCAGGAAGTGTTGCAAAGTTTGCAGCCCATCCTGTGCAAAAAACCAGAATACGCAAAAATGAAAATCCTTGAGCGAATTACGGAGCCTGAGCGCTGCGTCTCCTTTCGCGTGCAATGGATGGACGATTGCGGGCAGGTTCAGGTCAACCGAGGCTACCGGGTGCAGTTCAATTCGGCCCTTGGACCGTTTAAAGGCGGCCTGCGTTTTCATCCCAGCGTAAATCAGGGGCTGCTGAAATTTCTGGGTTTTGAGCAGATTTTTAAAAATTCGCTCACCGGCCTTGCCATCGGCGGCGCAAAGGGCGGCTCTGATTTCAATCCCAAGGGCAAGTCCAAGATGGAAATCATGCGCTTTTGCCAGGCGTTTATGACCGAGCTGTGCAGCTATATTGGGGCAACCGTTGATGTGCCCGCTGGCGACATCGGCGTGGGCAGTCAGGAGATCAGCTTTCTTTTTGGGCAGTACAAGCGCCTTACCCGTCGCTATGAGGGCGTGCTTACCGGCAAGAACCTTCTTTTTGGCGGTTCACTGGCGCGGCCAGAAGCCACCGGCTACGGCGCCGTGTACTTTGCGCAAGCCATGCTTGAGGCGCGCGGCCAAAGCCTTGAAGGCAAGGTCTGCACGGTTTCCGGCGCGGGC is from Desulfovibrio desulfuricans and encodes:
- a CDS encoding TOBE domain-containing protein — encoded protein: METSARNVFCGKVVKVNSGAVNDEVELAVEGGLSIVASITKVSTNNLGLKPGAEALALIKASFVLLMNDAEKYLLSTRNQFAGTVSKVTPGAVNAEVIVDLPGGASIASIVTMGSIAKLGLAPGKKVTAIVKASQVILAVPK
- a CDS encoding dihydrolipoyl dehydrogenase family protein; the encoded protein is MNTFDVVIIGGGPGGAKAAGILARGGKSVALVESGQMGGVCLNCGCIPTKLLLGATAPKGLLRGLERQRVAKGNIDVDYDALQKRIQRFVKGTSQALVKNLQQLGVTIIEGCAVCTGPAQVTVATADGGSQSLQAGRIILAGGSRSAAFPGMTPDHDAVLDSTDMLRVPAVPESLIVVGAGAIGLEMADFFSAMGSKVTIVEAAPHLAPTEDADVGQELAKLLGKTGITGITGVKATSLKTSNGMAVLALEDGREITAAKALVAVGRTPNTDGLGAQAAGCRLQARGYVAVDQCLMAAPTVYAIGDINGQTLLAHAAEHQGAYVARHILATDTAPYASGPVPSCVYGSLEIMRVGLTAKQALANGGPVEVSKAQLMGNAIAQAGGDAAGFVKVVWRNGALAGIAALGHGVSHLVTAAQLLLLGQYHGEALNSFMFAHPTLDEALHAALEAPREVISA
- the gdhA gene encoding NADP-specific glutamate dehydrogenase, whose translation is MAYVEQVLNNLNETYPHEPVFLQAVQEVLQSLQPILCKKPEYAKMKILERITEPERCVSFRVQWMDDCGQVQVNRGYRVQFNSALGPFKGGLRFHPSVNQGLLKFLGFEQIFKNSLTGLAIGGAKGGSDFNPKGKSKMEIMRFCQAFMTELCSYIGATVDVPAGDIGVGSQEISFLFGQYKRLTRRYEGVLTGKNLLFGGSLARPEATGYGAVYFAQAMLEARGQSLEGKVCTVSGAGNVAIHCCEKLTQVGAKPVTVSDSRGMIYDPDGIRLDVLKQVKEIERGPLTRYAELVSTATYTPVTAYPEARNAVWSVPCFAAFPCATQNELNLADAKTLLANSCACVAEGANMPSTLEAMHAFIASGIAFGPAKAANAGGVSVSQLEMAQNASMQRWTFERVDNQLRHIMYDIHHNAAATAAEFGHAGNLVMGANIAGFRKVADAMLALGL